A stretch of Equus przewalskii isolate Varuska chromosome 11, EquPr2, whole genome shotgun sequence DNA encodes these proteins:
- the LOC103565020 gene encoding LOW QUALITY PROTEIN: olfactory receptor 5M3-like (The sequence of the model RefSeq protein was modified relative to this genomic sequence to represent the inferred CDS: substituted 1 base at 1 genomic stop codon), with amino-acid sequence MTEKMLNFTDVIEFILLGLTSHREWQVLFFIIFLVVYLITMVGNIGMIMLTKVSPQLNSPMYFFLSHLSFVDVWFSSNVTPKMLEKLLSETKTISYAGCLIQCFFFIALVHVEIFILAVMAFARYVAIGNPLLYGSKMSRVVCIRLISCPYIYGFLTSLAATLWTYGLYFCGKIEINHFYCADPPLIKLAXAGTFVKEYTMIILAGINFTYSLTVVIISYLFILIAILRMQSAEGRRKAFSTCGSHLTAVIIFYGTLIFMYLRHPTEESVEQGKMVAVFYTTVIPMLNPMIYSLRNKDVKEAMNKVISRTCLTQ; translated from the coding sequence ATGACTGAGAAAATGCTCAATTTCACCGATGTGATAGAGTTTATTCTTTTGGGACTAACCAGTCATCGAGAATGGCAAGTTCTCTTCTTCATCATTTTCCTAGTAGTCTATCTCATCACCATGGTGGGTAATATTGGCATGATCATGTTAACTAAGGTCAGTCCACAGCTTAACAgtcccatgtactttttcctcagtCATTTGTCATTTGTTGATGTTTGGTTTTCTTCCAATGTCACCCCTAAAATGTTGGAAAAGTTGTTATCGGAGACAAAAACTATTTCTTATGCAGGTTGTTTGATCCAGTGTTTCTTCTTCATTGCCCTTGTCCATGTAGAAATTTTTATTCTTGCTGTGATGGCCTTTGCTAGATACGTGGCAATTGGGAACCCTCTGCTCTACGGCAGCAAAATGTCAAGGGTTGTCTGTATTCGACTGATTTCTTGCCCTTACATATATGGTTTTCTGACCAGTCTGGCAGCAACATTATGGACTTACGGCTTGTACTTCTGTGGGAAAATTGAGATCAACCACTTCTACTGTGCAGACCCACCTCTCATCAAACTGGCCTGAGCTGGGACCTTTgtaaaagaatatacaatgatCATACTTGCAGGCATTAACTTCACATATTCTCTGACTGTAGTGATCATTTCATATCTGTTCATTCTCATTGCCATTCTACGGATgcagtcagcagaaggaaggcgGAAGGCCTTTTCCACCTGTGGGTCCCATTTGACAGCTGTCATCATATTTTATGGAACTCTTATCTTTATGTATCTCAGACATCCCACAGAGGAGTCTGTGGAACAGGGGAAAATGGTGGCTGTGTTTTATACCACAGTGATCCCTATGTTGAATCCCATGATCTACAGTCTCAGgaacaaagatgtgaaagaagCCATGAACAAAGTGATCAGCAGAACATGTTtgacacaataa
- the LOC103565026 gene encoding olfactory receptor 8U3-like yields the protein MTERNSTRVMEFILFGFSVDREIERILFLLILVVYTLTLVGNGGMISLIRLDTQLHTLMYFFLSTLALVDLCYSSSITPKFLETLLTNHRSISFYACATQLGFFLNFLILEMFLLAVMAYDRYVAVCNPLLYMVIMSQKVCIQLVMGPYLYSFSVALLHTVVTFQLVYCGPNIINHFYCDDVPLMTLACSDTRLKEILIFMFVGFNMISSLATVLISYLYIVAAILRIQSIEGRHKAFSTCASHLTTVTIFYGTLIFMYLQPKSKHSLDTDKMASVFYTMVIPMLNPKIYSLRNQEVKKCLEESH from the coding sequence ATGACTGAAAGGAATAGCACCAGGGTGATGGAGTTCATTCTTTTCGGCTTTTCAGTCGATAGAGAGATTGAAAGAATTCTCTTTCTGCTCATTTTAGTAGTATATACTCTAACTTTGGTAGGGAATGGTGGGATGATTTCACTAATCCGATTGGATACTCAGCTTCACACACTTATGTACTTTTTTCTAAGTACTCTGGCCCTTGTAGACCTATGTTACTCCTCATCAATAACTCCCAAGTTCCTGGAGACTCTCCTGACCAATCACAGGTCTATATCTTTCTATGCATGTGCAACACAGCTGGGCTTTTTCCTGAACTTCCTGATATTGGAGATGTTCCTTCTTGCAGTAATGGCTTACGATCGCTATGTGGCTGTCTGCAATCCTCTTCTCTACATGGTGATCATGTCCCAAAAGGTGTGTATACAGCTGGTAATGGGCCCCTATTTATACAGCTTTTCTGTTGCTTTGCTCCACACAGTAGTTACTTTCCAACTGGTCTATTGTGGCCCCAATATCATCAATCACTTCTATTGTGATGACGTCCCACTGATGACCCTTGCCTGCTCAGACACCAGACTTAAAGAAATcttgatttttatgtttgttgGATTCAACATGATCAGCTCTTTGGCCACTGTCCTTATTTCTTACTTATACATTGTGGCTGCCATTTTGAGAATCCAATCTATAGAAGGGAGGCACAAAGCTTTCTCAACTTGTGCTTCTCATCTGACCACAGTGACTATATTCTATGGGACTCTGATCTTCATGTATCTGCAGCCAAAATCAAAACATTCCCTTGACACAGACAAAATGGCCTCTGTGTTCTACACAATGGTCATTCCCATGTTGAACCCCAAGATCTACAGCTTGAGGAACCAAGAGGTAAAAAAATGCCTTGAGGAAAGCCATTGA